A window of Agrobacterium vitis genomic DNA:
CACGAGGTCAAAGGAGCGCAGCGCGCCGATGACAGTGACGACCATGGCGATGAAGGTGGCGGGTGCCAGCTGCGGCAGGATGATGTTTTTGAGCAGCGACCAGCCCTTGGCCCCATCCATGCGGGCGGCTTCCACCTGCTCAGGATTGATATTGTTGAGACCGGTCAGATACAGGATCATGCAATAGGCCGTCTGCGGCCAGAGACCGGCAACGATAATGCCATAGGTAACGAAACGCTCATCGGCCAGAACCGCGAAATCCATTCCGGTCAGATGCTTGATCAGCACGGAAAACAGTCCGAAATTCGGCGCATAAAACCATGTGAACATCAGGCCGACCACGACCTGGCTGATGACGAAAGGGAAGAAAAACAGCGATTTGTAAAGCCGGATGCCGGTCACAGTCTGATTGAGAAACAGTGCTACTGCCAATCCGCCGGGAATGGCCAGAAGGTAGAGCACCAACCAGATCAGGTTGTTTTGCAGGGAGGTATAAAAGGCCTCGTCGCCCAGCAATTCCTGATAGTTTCCAAGCCCGATCCAGACTTTCTCACCAATACCATCCCAATCGTGAAAGCTGATCCAGACAGACTGGAAAATCGGCAACACGACATAGATGACGAACATCACCAGACCGGGCGCTAAAAACAGCCAGGGGGCAATGCGTTGCTGGTGACGCTTCCAAAATCCGGATGAAACAGGATCAGCAGTGCTCACGGCAGCACCTCCGTTAATGCAAGGGCTGAGGGATAGCGAAGCATCCTAGCCGTTCTGTGACTGAAAATCGGCCGAATGCCACTTGCGCGACATCCGGCCGTCGGGAGAACCGATTATTTGTAAACGCGGGCACGGACCTTATCGAGGCGCGCCAGGATGGCATCGACCTTGTCAGGCTTGACCATGAATTCCTGGAAGCCTTCCATGCCGGCCTTGGCCATATCGGCAGGCGCGTCACGATCATAGAACTGCGCCAATGCGTAAGCGCTCGACAGCATGTCGAAACCGGCGCTGAGGAACGGATCGCTGGATTTTTCCGACTTGTTGTTGATTGGCAGCTGACCAAGGGTGGCGTTCATCTTGGTCTGGGTTTCCGGCTTTGCGAGATAAGCCAGGAACTTGCGGGCATCCGTCTTGTTCTTGGCGCCCGAGGGAATGTGGAAGGATTCAGTCGGCGCATCTTCCGCCCGCGGCAGGCCGGGGGTAATTTCCGGGAATTGCAGGAAGCCGATCTGTTCTTCCTTCAAGCCGCCATCCTTCATCGGGGCCACGGCAAAGTTACCCATCAAATACATGGCCGCCTTGCCCTGCACGAATTGCGGCATGGCATCCTGCCAATCAAGTGCGGCATGGTTGGCGATGAAATAGCCGGGCTTGATCAGTTCATCCCATTTCGCAAACACGGCTTTGACGCGCGGATCGGTGTAAGGCACCTTTCCGGCCGTCAGGTCCATATGGAATTCATAACCGTTGACGCGCAGGTCGAGATAGTCGAACCAGCCTGCCGTCGGC
This region includes:
- a CDS encoding extracellular solute-binding protein, which encodes MICFKMMPSLALGYVLTMSTAFAGQIVLNSDQSDPTPKKAMEELLKDFQAANPDVTVKWNNFDHEGYKSAIRNFLTADAPDVVSWYSGNRMAPFVKAGLFEDVSDIWAKDDLNNQLKSATKSMEIDGKKWGIPYSTYQWGIYYRKDIFAAQGITPPKTWAELLAACDKLKKAGITPFTIGTKALWPTAGWFDYLDLRVNGYEFHMDLTAGKVPYTDPRVKAVFAKWDELIKPGYFIANHAALDWQDAMPQFVQGKAAMYLMGNFAVAPMKDGGLKEEQIGFLQFPEITPGLPRAEDAPTESFHIPSGAKNKTDARKFLAYLAKPETQTKMNATLGQLPINNKSEKSSDPFLSAGFDMLSSAYALAQFYDRDAPADMAKAGMEGFQEFMVKPDKVDAILARLDKVRARVYK
- a CDS encoding carbohydrate ABC transporter permease translates to MFVIYVVLPIFQSVWISFHDWDGIGEKVWIGLGNYQELLGDEAFYTSLQNNLIWLVLYLLAIPGGLAVALFLNQTVTGIRLYKSLFFFPFVISQVVVGLMFTWFYAPNFGLFSVLIKHLTGMDFAVLADERFVTYGIIVAGLWPQTAYCMILYLTGLNNINPEQVEAARMDGAKGWSLLKNIILPQLAPATFIAMVVTVIGALRSFDLVSIMTAGGPYGSSRVLSYYMYEEALSEYGFRMGYGAAIAVVLFLIMMVFITLFVVRMIGQERNT